From a single Candoia aspera isolate rCanAsp1 chromosome 2, rCanAsp1.hap2, whole genome shotgun sequence genomic region:
- the INIP gene encoding SOSS complex subunit C — MTSNPSGQGFQNKNRVAILAELDKEKRKLLMQNQSSTNHPGASISLARSSLNKDFRDHAEQQHIAAQQKAALQHAHAHSSGYFITQDSAFGNLILPVLPRLDVE; from the exons ATGACATCAAACCCATCTGGACAAG GCTTTCAGAATAAAAACAGGGTTGCAATTTTGGCTGAGCTAGACAAGGAGAAGAGAAAGCTGCTGATGCAAAACCAGTCTTCCACAAATCATCCGGGAGCCAG CATCTCTTTAGCTAGATCTTCCCTTAATAAGGATTTTCGGGATCACGCCGAGCAGCAGCACATAGCAGCACAGCAGAAGGCTGCTTTACAG CATGCTCACGCACATTCTTCAGGATACTTTATAACGCAAGACTCAGCTTTTGGAAATCTTATTCTTCCTGTATTACCACGACTAGATGTAGAATAA